ACTCGATCAACGACCCGACACCGGCAGGCACCCACACCCCGTCATCCACGCCCCTTCCCCCTCCCCGCCCGGGTCGCTCAAGCCGTGACGGCATCGTTCCTATCAGCCGCCGCCGCCGCCAGCTATCCGTTCAGGAAGAAAACAGCGGCATCTTTGGGCCATTGGGCCATCCCCTGCACCCACCCCCCTCCGTCTGGCCATTTCCAGCACAGAGCCCAGAGCCAAAAACAATAGGACCGACACTGTATTGTTGACTGCATTTAAATATCCATTCCTTTATATATTGACATCCCAAGAAGCAACCCAGTAAGTTAAAGTCAGTTAATGAGCCAGACATTTTATTTTGACTTTGCATCATTGGTTGTTGACTCCACTTAAATAACCAATCCTTTATATATTGACTCACGCGCGACGCGTTCCACCTTCGCGGTCATCGCGGTCAACCAAGGATTCAAAACGGCCCCTACCGACGCGGAATCGGGTGTCAAAGCAATGAGACCGACATTGTATTATTGACGATCATGGAAGACCCGACTCCGACTCGACTGGCAATTCTGACTGACTCATGATTGTTGACCCAATCCGATGTGGGTAGGAGCAAAGAAGGACCCACTGTGGCTGTGGGTCCGGGATTCCCCTCCTCGTTCGGTGTCCCGGCTTCAGCCGGCCGCTGCCATGTCAACAAATAGGGCCCGCATTTTTGTTTGTTTTGTTTGCGCCCTTTTTCGTTTCGTTGGGCGAGCCGGCCTTCCGGGCCGTAACCGGCAGGTCGAAGCCCTACCTCGCCAAAATGTCGCGTCCGTGTTCGCCGCTTGAGCCGCTTGGGCGTCCACCCCCTTCACCGCTCTTCGGCCTCCTCCCGGCTCACCTCCACCCGCAGCACGGCGTACCCGTCGATCTCGAAATGCTCGACCTCCAGCTCGATCTCCCCGTCCTGCTCCTGCCGGTACACCCCGGTGTCCGTGGTCGGACCATGCCACGTCCAGTTTTCCACCACCGTGCTCCCGCCGGCCCGCACCCGAACGCCGTCGTCACTGAGCACGGTGAAACGCCAGCGTCCCGCGGGCAGCCGTAACCGCGTCCGCGCCCGCATCCCGAACCGATCCCCGCCGGGAGCCCGGCTCCGCGTCTCGTCGTTCAACACCCGCAAATCGCGCGGCCCGCCCCACCCGTACGCAAAGTCCAACGCTCCCAGGCGGGCCGTCACCGCCCCCGGTCCCCCGGCTTCCGCCCGCCAGCCTTCGATGTCTTCGCGAGGGTCCACCGACCACGGGAAGAACACTGCCTCCCACTCGGCCGCAACAATCGTCCCTTCCAGGCGCCGATCCAGACCCGGGGCCCGCACGCGCAGATCGAACGGCGTCACGCCATCCCCCGCCTCGACCACCACCTCCCAGACATCCTCGTCCCCGCGCCGAACCCGGCTGGTCCATCCGGCTCCCGTCGCCTCGATCCGCGGTTCGGTCGTCACACCGCGCACCTCCCAGGTCCGCTGGCGTCCCCGGCCCGGCAAGGCGCGGACCAGGGGGCGTTCGTGATCCCACGGACCCCATTCATCCATGACGATCCGATGACGCCCCCGCAGCGCCGCGCGCGCGCCGACCGGCCGGGTGGTCCCCACGGGCTCGACCGTTGGCAGCGCAACCTCGGGAACCGGCCCGTCGGACTCCGGCTCGCAACCGGCACAGACCTCGAACTCGCGGGCCTGCGGATGATCCAACCGGACGACGTTCCCCGTGTAGCGGTTCCCGCGGACATTCCCGTCCCCATCGTCGCGCAAGTGCAGGACCAGCAGGCGTTCCTCGGCGCGCAAGGTGCCAAACGGAGGCGCCTTCGTGATCTCGAAGGTGTTCCCGGCAATGACGTTCTCCGTCACCCCGCGGTCGTTCCCCAGCACCCCGGGCAACCGGCGCAGGGCAAGGTCGGGATCCCACCACAGATGAATGGCGCACCGGTTGTCGCGAAAGGTGTTGCCGAGAATCCGCAGCCGCGAGGCGTGCTCCGCATTGATCCCGCCCCGCTCGAGCCCGTAAGCCATGCCGCCATTGCCCGCGATCTCGTTGCCGGTGATCCAGGTGTCCGAGGCGTATCCCGCCCAGATCCCGCAGATGGCATTTCCGACCAGCCGGTTGCCGGCGAAGATGTTCCCCTCGCTGAAGGTCATCTCGATTCCGTGCGCCGACGCATACGAGAAATCGTTTCCGATCAGTACATTGCCGTTGCAGCCCAGGGCACTGAACTTCGCCGCCACCCCGGCCGGCACCCGGATCCGGTCATCCACTTCGCGTTCGCCCGTCTCCCGCCGCAACCGGGCCCTCTCCTCCTCCATCCAGTGCTCCCCCAGGGCCTCCCGCCCGGCAAACCCGAAGAACCCGTCGCCCCCATGTGTCGCCGAGTTCTCGACGAACACGTTCTCATGGCTCTGCTCGAAACAGAGAATCCCGGCCGAGTCCTGCCCGCGGTTGTACACGCCCTCGACGTGACCCCGGATGCAGAAGTCGAAGGCGTTCCTGGAAACCAGGTTCCGGCTGCTCCGCCACATCGCCAGCCCCCAGCCCGA
Above is a genomic segment from Verrucomicrobiia bacterium containing:
- a CDS encoding right-handed parallel beta-helix repeat-containing protein, with amino-acid sequence MKRCHVDRWGAVVGRRRRSAGDGLVAVLLWVGMAAGLMAVESLPTLVLTEDDTVVRESCEVAIPAGTVIRDANGDGVLRVEADDITIRFAAGSVLRGAPAGTAGDAMGGIGIRVEGRRGVRIEGARVEGYRNGLVALRAPGLVVDGGEFADGYRQRLRSTPEAEDGSDWLFPHRNDERKWRDEYGGAVCVEASAGVTIRGVRVRDWQNGILLDRVEGGRVYDNDASFLSGWGLAMWRSSRNLVSRNAFDFCIRGHVEGVYNRGQDSAGILCFEQSHENVFVENSATHGGDGFFGFAGREALGEHWMEEERARLRRETGEREVDDRIRVPAGVAAKFSALGCNGNVLIGNDFSYASAHGIEMTFSEGNIFAGNRLVGNAICGIWAGYASDTWITGNEIAGNGGMAYGLERGGINAEHASRLRILGNTFRDNRCAIHLWWDPDLALRRLPGVLGNDRGVTENVIAGNTFEITKAPPFGTLRAEERLLVLHLRDDGDGNVRGNRYTGNVVRLDHPQAREFEVCAGCEPESDGPVPEVALPTVEPVGTTRPVGARAALRGRHRIVMDEWGPWDHERPLVRALPGRGRQRTWEVRGVTTEPRIEATGAGWTSRVRRGDEDVWEVVVEAGDGVTPFDLRVRAPGLDRRLEGTIVAAEWEAVFFPWSVDPREDIEGWRAEAGGPGAVTARLGALDFAYGWGGPRDLRVLNDETRSRAPGGDRFGMRARTRLRLPAGRWRFTVLSDDGVRVRAGGSTVVENWTWHGPTTDTGVYRQEQDGEIELEVEHFEIDGYAVLRVEVSREEAEER